AAAGAAATTGAAAAATGTTTCCCTGTCGAGTCTCTGAATGAACGCCGGATGCATACAGTACAGAACACGCACCGGATCATTCATGGTGACTGCCTGGTTGATAGTCCACAGGGCGAAATATTTTCCGAAAGGTTTATCGTAATCCCAGTTTTCGGGAACCTCGTAAATCTCGACACCATATTCCGCTCCAAGGAGCTTCCAGTCCTTGGGTATAAGGACGACATACGGGGGATAATCGTCATATAAGTATTTCAATCCCAGGTCGTTCTGTCCGGAAAAATTCTTACGGTCGATAAGTACATACGAACCACTGATCTCCGTCGCTCGGTCGACTGTCTTGATATCGCGGAGCATATCCGAGCGGTGACCGTTTACATCGGCATACCGTATATCGGGCATAAAATAGAATGACAGCTTGTTGTTCCACCATCCGCCGGTTCCGTAAATCGGTTTGCGCGGGAGCGGTTTGAAAACGCTGTATCCCCATCGATACTCCTCCATGTTCGAATCAAGACCGGTTTTATAGCGCCCGGCGACCTTCATGGAGGTTGCAAGAACCACCGCCATGAGCGCGACAGCAGCGATTCCTGTAATCCACCGTATTCTGAGGTCTTTCAGACGTTTAATCTGCGCGTAACCAAGCCCTGCCGCATCACTGATGACAACGCCATAACAGAGCGCCATTGCTGGTGTGAGCGTGAGCAGGAAGCGCGGCAGCTTTTTCATGACCTGATAGTGCGAAAACGAGAGCGTCCCGAATTCGAGAAAGAGGTACACGAGCAAGAACCACCACGGTATCAGAAGCCCTTTACGGTCGCGCTTAATGATCGCTTTCACAAGCGTATACAGGACACAGGGAAGACCGAAATAAAATGTCAGGCCGAAGGTGGAACTGGAGTACATTCTTCGGCCGCCCTCGAGTACTT
This sequence is a window from bacterium. Protein-coding genes within it:
- a CDS encoding glycosyltransferase family 39 protein, whose amino-acid sequence is MPLKDSKKINVYGAALMVILVINALLKWRFFAGLTQADDFSYGVYAYTMFRDIWPWNTDMDFRMLRLGLMFPVSIVFRILPPGEFAAVLFPMMASLGTVVLAYLIGKRLYGPNAGIIGAFVLATFPGDVLYGTMLLPDIVVPFYLGAAVLAFLYTDTVKGYKSYLLYALTGFFIFLAFITRENSYYFLLFFLPFAFSAGRWKRGLYLVGAGFVLPVLALYGIYYLKTGDFLFNVHLATTARDSQIASGYIPKNSDNMLTQFYYMFPAAMGKVLEGGRRMYSSSTFGLTFYFGLPCVLYTLVKAIIKRDRKGLLIPWWFLLVYLFLEFGTLSFSHYQVMKKLPRFLLTLTPAMALCYGVVISDAAGLGYAQIKRLKDLRIRWITGIAAVALMAVVLATSMKVAGRYKTGLDSNMEEYRWGYSVFKPLPRKPIYGTGGWWNNKLSFYFMPDIRYADVNGHRSDMLRDIKTVDRATEISGSYVLIDRKNFSGQNDLGLKYLYDDYPPYVVLIPKDWKLLGAEYGVEIYEVPENWDYDKPFGKYFALWTINQAVTMNDPVRVLYCMHPAFIQRLDRETFFNFFNELKRLNEKDREVYLINNVQFATDNGKWKIYFDTK